The following coding sequences are from one Pusillimonas sp. DMV24BSW_D window:
- a CDS encoding YfhL family 4Fe-4S dicluster ferredoxin, translating to MALYITQECINCDVCEPQCPNEAIYMGEEIYEINPAKCTECVGHFEEPQCQVVCPVECIEIHPDWRESREQLLERYEELTSTRKPA from the coding sequence ATGGCACTGTACATTACCCAAGAGTGTATAAACTGCGACGTTTGCGAGCCGCAATGCCCGAACGAAGCAATATACATGGGTGAAGAAATTTACGAAATCAACCCGGCGAAATGCACCGAATGCGTCGGACATTTTGAAGAACCACAGTGCCAGGTTGTTTGCCCCGTTGAATGTATAGAAATTCACCCCGACTGGCGTGAAAGCCGTGAACAGCTTCTTGAGCGTTACGAAGAACTCACATCGACACGCAAACCAGCGTAA
- a CDS encoding MOSC N-terminal beta barrel domain-containing protein yields the protein MMLTGYCPIYECEPLPDPEAQPYHHRWLIVDQDGRALSAKQRPKLKEIQLSLSFGYLVLKGEGMLRMDIPLDVIEDDESVVSEIHAGMRRLRIVDEGDLAAAWISNFLGVQGRLVKIHPDEKPL from the coding sequence ATTATGCTAACTGGTTATTGCCCTATTTACGAATGCGAGCCGCTTCCTGATCCAGAGGCGCAACCTTATCATCATCGTTGGTTAATTGTTGATCAGGATGGCCGCGCCCTAAGTGCAAAACAGAGACCAAAGTTGAAAGAGATTCAACTCAGCTTGAGTTTTGGTTATTTGGTGCTTAAGGGCGAAGGAATGTTGCGGATGGATATCCCGCTTGACGTTATCGAGGACGATGAGAGTGTTGTGAGTGAAATTCACGCCGGCATGCGACGTCTTAGAATTGTCGATGAAGGTGACCTTGCCGCTGCCTGGATAAGTAATTTTTTGGGTGTGCAGGGGCGCCTGGTGAAAATTCATCCCGACGAAAAACCACTGTGA
- a CDS encoding AsmA family protein → MKVWIKRVLIGLVAVFFLVLLGIAVFLLTFDPNSYKARVQDEVFQRYQRTLSIDGDIALSVFPRLGLTVNKISISEPNSDSVFASIDHARIAVAIWPLVSNRLVVDHIALDGLKAWLKRSPEGEFNFEDLIHATGSDAAVAQATEILAPPAKPLGIPEAQASDLATGVPDERTDLQIDIAGLELRNSEVHYFDAKDGYDIRIVGVQLNTGRITFDQPFDVSLNGRLQGSLPATDAQIQGQAAVRIDPVKREYSAQRINVRMVGSVHPFQAESASLRGNLAYSAFSQHLNAGNLDFEMQGRIAGKTPVESLSLELTAPRLRVDPSRRELQVQDLAIRGSGDMPDGNALIELDAPRLLISPEKAEGETVLGTLKLEGESVLGVALEMTGLSGNALDLNLKELKVDGNLKQGDRLIQVDMSSPVRWNAINEQLGLTAIKGDVQINAPVLGDQGFEFPLIGSLAVDFLKSTLSSDMNAVLNGSQLSLKTRVDQLDKPVINLDLNAEELDFDKLFPPVQVAKSEENAKGEASENQSDEAVEEQANQGAAKGEPVKAPEPALIDLTFLNELNLTANAKIGRLAGRGFEASDVVAAVLAKQGRLDVTRLTGKLYDGSFTGKAGATVANEFSTQLNLSSVSVGPLMRAITGEERVTGTGNVSLRLSTQGETVRALPSALAGDVKIAVRDGAIKGIDLPRILGRASQAIKDLSGGTGSSLGISENLDEETTFTSLDADLRFAKGVGTLRKLAIQAPLLRITQGKPAIIDVGRQVIDLVVNVRVVDTLRGQGAEQLAQLRGVTVPLRVNGPFNALNYGVEWKGIGEAAIKRVLEQGLESGLKGLLEGQTKPADDGAATASEPAANDPVKNIGEALKGLIGR, encoded by the coding sequence ATGAAAGTTTGGATCAAGCGTGTATTAATTGGGTTGGTGGCAGTCTTTTTCCTGGTACTGCTGGGTATTGCTGTATTTCTTCTAACATTCGATCCCAATTCATACAAAGCGCGCGTTCAGGACGAGGTATTTCAGCGCTATCAGCGTACGTTGAGTATCGACGGCGATATTGCGTTGTCGGTGTTTCCGCGTCTTGGTCTTACCGTAAATAAAATCTCGATTTCCGAACCGAACAGTGATTCGGTGTTTGCGTCAATCGACCACGCACGCATTGCAGTTGCAATATGGCCATTGGTGTCAAATCGATTGGTAGTCGATCACATTGCGCTCGACGGGCTTAAGGCGTGGCTAAAGCGCTCTCCCGAAGGTGAGTTCAATTTCGAGGATCTGATCCACGCGACGGGTTCAGATGCAGCGGTAGCCCAGGCAACTGAAATTCTCGCGCCGCCTGCCAAACCCCTGGGTATCCCTGAAGCGCAAGCTTCCGATTTAGCAACGGGCGTACCCGACGAACGTACTGATTTGCAGATTGATATCGCAGGCCTGGAGCTTCGCAACAGCGAGGTGCATTATTTTGATGCGAAGGATGGCTACGATATTCGCATCGTTGGGGTTCAGCTGAATACGGGGCGTATCACGTTCGATCAACCATTCGACGTATCGTTAAATGGGCGCCTGCAAGGAAGTCTGCCGGCCACCGACGCTCAAATTCAAGGGCAGGCTGCGGTGCGTATCGACCCGGTTAAGCGAGAATATTCCGCTCAGCGGATCAATGTGCGTATGGTTGGCTCAGTGCATCCATTTCAGGCCGAAAGTGCTTCACTGCGTGGCAATCTGGCTTACAGCGCCTTCAGTCAGCACCTGAATGCTGGGAATCTTGATTTTGAAATGCAAGGGCGCATTGCCGGCAAAACGCCGGTTGAATCTTTAAGCCTTGAGCTTACTGCACCCAGGTTGCGTGTCGACCCCAGTCGTCGTGAGTTGCAGGTACAAGATCTTGCCATCCGGGGTTCCGGCGATATGCCCGACGGGAATGCGTTAATCGAACTTGATGCTCCCCGCTTGTTGATTTCACCGGAAAAGGCCGAAGGTGAAACTGTTCTGGGCACACTGAAGCTTGAGGGTGAGTCGGTTCTGGGCGTGGCGTTGGAAATGACGGGGTTGAGCGGGAATGCACTGGATTTGAATTTGAAAGAGCTTAAAGTTGATGGCAATTTAAAGCAGGGTGATCGTTTAATTCAAGTTGATATGTCATCACCTGTACGCTGGAATGCCATTAACGAACAGTTAGGGCTCACTGCAATTAAAGGCGACGTCCAAATCAACGCGCCGGTGCTGGGAGACCAGGGGTTCGAATTCCCCCTTATCGGCAGTTTGGCAGTCGACTTTCTTAAAAGCACGCTTTCGAGTGATATGAACGCGGTACTGAACGGAAGTCAGCTAAGTCTTAAAACGAGGGTCGATCAGCTTGATAAGCCGGTGATCAATCTCGACCTGAATGCTGAAGAGCTGGATTTCGATAAATTGTTTCCGCCTGTTCAAGTGGCTAAATCAGAAGAAAACGCCAAGGGCGAGGCGTCGGAAAATCAGTCGGATGAGGCTGTAGAAGAACAGGCGAATCAGGGCGCCGCCAAAGGCGAGCCTGTAAAAGCGCCAGAGCCGGCATTAATTGACCTTACATTCCTGAATGAGCTTAACCTGACCGCCAACGCCAAAATCGGGCGGCTGGCCGGCAGGGGCTTTGAAGCATCCGATGTTGTTGCTGCAGTGCTTGCCAAACAGGGGCGCCTCGATGTAACCCGTTTAACCGGCAAGCTCTATGATGGTTCGTTCACTGGTAAAGCCGGTGCAACGGTAGCCAATGAGTTTTCAACTCAGCTTAATCTGTCCTCTGTTTCGGTGGGCCCGCTTATGCGGGCGATTACCGGCGAAGAGCGTGTCACGGGTACGGGTAATGTATCGCTGCGTCTGTCGACGCAGGGGGAAACGGTTCGGGCGTTACCGTCGGCGCTCGCCGGCGACGTTAAAATTGCGGTGCGAGATGGTGCAATAAAAGGAATCGATTTACCCCGGATTCTGGGTCGTGCCTCGCAAGCCATAAAAGATTTGTCTGGGGGTACGGGGTCCAGTTTGGGCATTTCGGAGAACCTCGATGAAGAAACGACATTCACGTCGCTAGATGCTGATTTACGTTTTGCCAAGGGTGTCGGTACCTTAAGAAAACTGGCCATACAGGCGCCGTTATTGCGTATTACGCAAGGTAAGCCTGCCATCATCGATGTCGGCAGGCAGGTCATCGATTTGGTTGTCAATGTGCGTGTCGTTGATACGTTGCGTGGTCAGGGTGCCGAGCAACTGGCCCAGTTGCGGGGTGTGACAGTACCGCTGCGTGTAAACGGCCCGTTTAATGCTTTGAATTATGGCGTTGAATGGAAAGGAATTGGAGAAGCGGCGATTAAGCGGGTGCTTGAGCAAGGCCTCGAAAGTGGGCTGAAAGGTTTGCTTGAAGGGCAGACAAAGCCTGCTGACGACGGTGCGGCAACTGCGTCTGAGCCTGCTGCGAATGATCCGGTGAAGAACATAGGTGAAGCGCTGAAGGGCCTAATCGGGCGCTAG
- a CDS encoding bifunctional O-acetylhomoserine aminocarboxypropyltransferase/cysteine synthase: MKLETLAVHAGFKPDPTTKSVAVPIYQTTSYAFDSTQHGADLFDLKVPGNIYTRIMNPTNGVLEERVAALEGGVAALAVASGMAAITYAIQTIAQAGDNIVSVSKLYGGTYNLFAHTFPRQGITVKFAPHNDVAALEALIDDNTKAVFCETIGNPAGNIVDIEALAQAAHRHGVPLIVDNTVASPALCRPIEYGADIVVHALTKYMGGHGTTIAGCIVDSGKFPWAEHKSRFPMLNEPDPSYHGVVYTEAFGPAAFIGRCRVVPLRNTGAALSPFNAFLILQGIETLSLRMERHNENALKVANFLKNHPQVSWVNYGGLPDHPEHGLAKKYFGGLPASIMSFGIKGGHAAGARFIDALQLILRLVNIGDAKSLACHPASTTHRQLGPEELKSAGVTDDMIRLSIGIEHIDDILDDIRQALDAAKA; this comes from the coding sequence ATGAAACTTGAAACACTTGCCGTTCACGCCGGCTTCAAACCCGACCCAACAACCAAGTCGGTTGCCGTTCCCATTTACCAAACAACCTCATACGCATTCGATAGCACCCAGCATGGTGCCGACCTGTTCGACCTGAAAGTACCCGGCAATATTTATACGCGCATCATGAATCCCACTAACGGCGTGCTGGAAGAACGTGTAGCCGCACTGGAAGGCGGCGTGGCAGCCCTGGCGGTGGCATCCGGAATGGCCGCCATTACCTACGCAATCCAAACGATTGCCCAAGCCGGCGACAACATTGTTTCTGTCAGCAAACTCTATGGCGGCACCTACAACCTTTTTGCTCATACCTTTCCACGCCAAGGTATTACCGTTAAATTTGCCCCGCACAACGATGTTGCCGCCCTTGAGGCTTTAATCGACGACAACACCAAAGCCGTATTTTGCGAGACAATCGGCAACCCGGCCGGCAATATTGTTGATATTGAAGCATTAGCCCAAGCCGCGCATCGTCATGGTGTACCACTTATTGTCGATAACACGGTGGCATCGCCTGCATTGTGCCGTCCCATCGAATACGGCGCCGACATCGTGGTGCATGCGCTCACAAAATACATGGGAGGCCATGGCACCACCATTGCCGGTTGCATTGTCGACTCAGGAAAGTTTCCCTGGGCGGAGCATAAAAGCCGCTTCCCCATGTTGAACGAGCCCGATCCTTCGTATCACGGTGTCGTTTATACAGAAGCATTTGGCCCGGCGGCATTCATTGGTCGCTGCCGTGTCGTTCCCTTGCGTAATACCGGCGCAGCCTTGTCGCCATTTAACGCGTTCCTGATTCTGCAAGGAATTGAAACCTTGTCACTGCGGATGGAACGGCACAATGAAAATGCGCTGAAAGTCGCCAACTTTCTGAAAAATCACCCGCAAGTGTCCTGGGTGAACTACGGCGGCCTGCCGGACCATCCCGAACATGGTCTGGCTAAAAAATACTTTGGGGGTTTACCCGCAAGCATTATGTCGTTCGGCATCAAAGGCGGCCACGCTGCGGGCGCCCGATTTATCGACGCGTTGCAACTTATTCTGCGGCTGGTCAATATCGGCGACGCAAAATCGCTGGCATGCCATCCGGCATCAACGACGCACCGTCAGTTAGGCCCCGAAGAGCTGAAATCGGCTGGTGTTACCGACGATATGATTCGCTTGTCGATCGGTATTGAACATATCGACGACATTCTTGACGATATCCGCCAGGCGCTTGACGCAGCCAAAGCATAA
- a CDS encoding complex I NDUFA9 subunit family protein: MQVLVIGGSGFIGRHLIARLVADGHFVSVPTRRYAHGRALLPLPTVTLHSGDVHREETLAPLVEKADVVVNLVGVLHSRNGTPWGPDFDKAHVQLPEMLARLCCRYKVSHFVHISALGVSTDAPSAYLRSKMEGESRIQNIFAASQMRNWTIFRPSVVFGPDDRFMNLFAQLACWLPVLFIAGAESRLQPVFVGDVAKAITAVMGQSRHFGQVYDLAGPEVYTLAELVAQAARWGGHPRPVIGLPASVARLQACFLEKLPGDPLMSRDNLESLKVDNVSATPMPASLDMIPTPLEAVAPRYLARWR; encoded by the coding sequence ATGCAAGTATTGGTAATAGGAGGAAGCGGTTTCATTGGCCGCCACTTGATCGCCCGTCTGGTTGCCGACGGACATTTTGTTTCGGTGCCAACGCGTCGTTACGCTCATGGAAGGGCGCTCTTGCCGCTGCCCACTGTCACGTTACATTCAGGCGATGTTCATCGGGAAGAGACACTGGCACCTTTAGTTGAAAAAGCCGACGTTGTTGTGAATCTGGTAGGCGTACTGCACAGCCGCAACGGTACGCCATGGGGCCCTGATTTCGACAAAGCGCATGTGCAATTGCCGGAAATGCTGGCCCGCTTATGCTGTCGGTATAAGGTTTCCCATTTTGTTCATATTAGTGCCCTGGGGGTGTCAACAGATGCGCCCAGTGCGTATTTGCGCTCCAAAATGGAGGGCGAATCACGAATTCAGAATATTTTCGCTGCCTCGCAAATGCGTAACTGGACGATATTTCGTCCTTCAGTCGTTTTTGGACCCGATGACAGGTTCATGAACCTGTTTGCGCAATTGGCCTGTTGGTTGCCTGTTTTGTTCATAGCCGGGGCCGAATCGCGCCTGCAGCCGGTTTTTGTGGGCGATGTGGCCAAAGCGATTACCGCAGTGATGGGGCAAAGCCGGCATTTTGGCCAAGTGTATGATTTAGCGGGGCCTGAAGTTTATACCCTGGCGGAACTGGTGGCCCAGGCGGCTCGGTGGGGCGGGCACCCAAGGCCCGTCATTGGTTTGCCGGCCAGTGTGGCGCGCCTCCAGGCTTGCTTTTTGGAAAAGCTGCCCGGAGACCCTTTAATGTCGCGCGATAATCTGGAGTCGTTGAAGGTTGATAACGTAAGCGCAACCCCTATGCCCGCCTCGCTTGACATGATTCCCACACCCCTTGAGGCTGTTGCCCCGCGGTATCTGGCGCGGTGGCGTTAG
- a CDS encoding AraC family transcriptional regulator produces the protein MQLKHKLVDQVSGQYVPITEASTDQVDPEHRIAYWEEHNAVELIGLTCRELNGVALQAYERNYDLGRVRLSDIRGSSHEIERGPSMVRRLPKDALFASVLVDGRGYFLQNGQKVWLEPGDAVLYATDQPYLFGFSKPMRQILVDLDIQMAQCKGWPRLHGPVLVGQNHRLDRYDMISFVSILTKFVQLPVQSQANCVATSVQSLIGRAMGTTVSRGRDSTAQLRYARAKAFISERAANSGFDREQLAAFMGMSLRTLERLFVQFGSTLTEAVWQQRLEKARDLLTMPSTQTLPIAEIAGRSGFVSQAHFSTAFRRFYGVSPRQFREQCLVVK, from the coding sequence ATGCAACTGAAGCACAAGCTGGTCGATCAAGTATCCGGCCAATATGTTCCGATAACAGAGGCGTCCACCGACCAGGTTGATCCTGAGCATCGGATCGCATATTGGGAAGAACATAATGCAGTTGAACTCATCGGCTTGACGTGTCGGGAATTGAATGGCGTTGCTTTGCAGGCATACGAACGCAACTACGACTTGGGCCGTGTTCGTTTAAGCGATATTCGCGGCTCGTCGCATGAAATAGAGCGTGGCCCGTCGATGGTCAGGCGTCTGCCTAAAGATGCCTTGTTCGCCAGTGTATTGGTCGATGGCCGTGGCTATTTTCTGCAAAATGGTCAGAAAGTGTGGCTTGAACCTGGAGACGCGGTGCTGTACGCCACTGATCAGCCTTATTTGTTCGGGTTTTCAAAGCCAATGCGGCAGATTCTGGTTGATTTGGATATACAGATGGCGCAATGCAAAGGTTGGCCGCGATTGCATGGGCCTGTGCTGGTCGGTCAAAATCATCGGCTCGATCGGTATGACATGATTTCGTTTGTGAGTATTCTGACCAAATTTGTTCAGCTACCGGTGCAAAGCCAGGCGAATTGCGTGGCGACGAGTGTTCAATCACTCATCGGGCGGGCAATGGGTACAACGGTTTCCCGGGGGCGCGACTCAACCGCTCAACTGCGTTATGCGCGCGCGAAAGCTTTTATTTCGGAAAGGGCCGCGAATTCCGGTTTTGATCGCGAGCAATTGGCCGCTTTTATGGGGATGTCGCTTCGTACATTGGAGCGTCTATTCGTGCAATTTGGCTCGACACTGACCGAAGCGGTTTGGCAACAGAGGTTAGAAAAAGCGCGCGACCTGCTCACCATGCCGTCGACCCAAACCTTGCCTATTGCGGAAATTGCGGGGCGCTCGGGGTTTGTCTCTCAAGCGCACTTTTCCACGGCGTTTCGACGGTTTTACGGTGTTTCCCCACGGCAGTTTCGTGAACAGTGTTTAGTTGTTAAATGA
- a CDS encoding 2,4'-dihydroxyacetophenone dioxygenase family protein, which produces MSESKGNEFWRSIPPIKDVFKPDAKPEAYISNAATDDMKYYVPFSETVCSRPLWISPSENKWADILRADAPGMVNRHYHPHEVFAYTISGKWSYLEHDWVATAGDFVYETPGEGHTLVAHEHEDPMRVFFIVKGPLIWLDEEGNSEGHFDVHDYIAMCREHYEKVGIGADYINSLFR; this is translated from the coding sequence ATGAGCGAATCAAAAGGAAATGAATTCTGGCGTTCAATTCCCCCAATCAAAGACGTATTCAAACCCGACGCCAAACCGGAAGCGTATATTTCAAACGCGGCCACCGACGACATGAAATACTACGTTCCGTTCAGTGAAACTGTCTGTTCGCGGCCGCTATGGATTTCACCATCCGAAAACAAATGGGCCGACATTCTGCGTGCAGATGCGCCCGGAATGGTTAATCGCCATTACCATCCCCACGAGGTTTTTGCCTACACCATCTCGGGCAAATGGAGCTATCTTGAACATGACTGGGTGGCGACCGCGGGTGACTTCGTTTACGAAACGCCGGGCGAAGGCCACACGCTGGTTGCACACGAGCACGAAGACCCGATGCGCGTATTCTTTATCGTTAAAGGGCCACTGATATGGCTGGACGAAGAAGGCAACTCCGAGGGCCATTTCGATGTTCACGACTACATAGCAATGTGCCGTGAACATTACGAAAAAGTGGGTATCGGTGCAGACTACATCAATAGTCTGTTCCGATAA
- a CDS encoding indolepyruvate ferredoxin oxidoreductase family protein has translation MTQYRSLNLVAKSWLDQGKAGLLPDHPGNDNDPGRKVDVPSLDDRYEQENGAVFLSGIQALIRLPIEQMRRDRRAGLSNRAFITGFPGSPLGGYDIALNQARKMLDKYGIKHLPGQNEELAASTLMGTQMLNEHPHPDVDGVVGYWYGKGPGVDRSGDALKHGNFAGTSEHGAVVILSGEDHEAKSSSVPYQQEFAFEHHGMPVLYPATVSEFLEYGLHAAELSRYSGCWVALKLVGALCDGGEVVHFRPDQFKVITPKLNVNGKPFKKVANHKFFPVFNVETERQLYVERHAAALAYIKANNLNRITVSGNHDTIGVISAGKSYADTMQAFEDLGLDEDGLQAAGVRVAKIGALCPLDYDFVREFARGLKKLIVVEEKRDFLERQIGRAVCEIGPMRIVGKFDEDGQILFPQEGGMNSDMVAVLLSRALAKDINLPAPSGCRLGELDDIAKRDYGAQPRRTLNFCSGCPHNVSTKLAPGQIAWGAPGCHVFAAIMERPDKRIEAVTQLGGEGLPWIGLAPYTSRKHIVQNLGDGALMHSSYMNIRFAVTAGVNITFKIMFNGVIANTGGQESVGSPSVYDLVQHLSLEGVKKIVIIAKEPERYNGKAMPAKVSLRTVPDLEPSLIELSEIEGTTVLIYDGECANERRRRQKRGKLPPPAKYTVVNEDVCENCGDCGQVANCMSLQKVDTEFGAKTQIHQSSCNQDQACIKGECPSFVTVEVSEGTRLRKPPLQEIDASTLPEPVLPAISTPYNVYVPGLGGTGVITANAILAQAATLDGSEVKSYDQTGAAQKWGAVLSSLIISAPGRPVISNRVGFGKANLYLALDLLAAVDKNNLACTKPGLTQAVVNSDVMPSADMIRDPRIVLPKDDMVGTIAQATDGKAVVVVDARRIAEGLFGDYVMTNMVTIGAAYQAGLLPISAKSIETAIRMNGRQIEVNLLAFRAGRMSQCDPEKLTQMLHRPYTINADRVAERARRGLDDSRVDRLVAQLGLGDTSARLQALIRLRVADLIEYQSERYAARYINRLKQVLQLEQSATNDQFDGTLTETVARNLYKLMAYKDEYEVARLLMQETFKARVQEMFTGPVRLKFNLQPPFMRWFGLNRKVAMGPWIRPVLSVLAKGKALRGSPLDPFGYLKVRREERELIAWYESLLDSVLPKVSATNMGTIKALCALPDGIRGYEHVKSQNVEQTKQRARELLTDLEQGRGTPRVIPVAVSL, from the coding sequence ATGACTCAATATCGTTCACTGAATCTTGTTGCCAAATCGTGGTTGGATCAGGGTAAGGCAGGTTTGCTGCCGGATCATCCAGGCAATGATAATGATCCGGGCCGGAAAGTGGACGTCCCGTCCCTGGACGACCGGTATGAGCAAGAGAACGGCGCCGTTTTTTTAAGCGGTATTCAGGCGTTGATTCGATTGCCCATCGAGCAGATGCGACGCGATCGGCGTGCAGGCTTAAGTAACCGGGCGTTCATTACCGGTTTCCCCGGGTCTCCTTTGGGTGGTTACGATATCGCGCTGAATCAGGCGCGCAAGATGCTGGATAAGTACGGTATCAAACACTTGCCCGGACAGAACGAAGAACTGGCTGCGTCAACCTTAATGGGTACGCAAATGTTGAATGAGCATCCGCACCCGGATGTAGACGGCGTAGTCGGTTATTGGTATGGAAAAGGCCCCGGTGTGGACCGGTCGGGCGATGCCCTTAAGCACGGTAATTTTGCCGGCACCAGCGAACACGGGGCCGTCGTGATTCTAAGCGGTGAAGACCACGAAGCAAAAAGCTCAAGCGTGCCTTACCAGCAGGAATTTGCCTTTGAACATCATGGTATGCCGGTGTTATACCCAGCCACCGTTTCGGAGTTTCTTGAGTATGGTTTGCATGCTGCCGAACTATCGCGATATAGCGGTTGTTGGGTGGCATTGAAGCTGGTCGGGGCGCTATGTGACGGTGGTGAAGTAGTGCATTTTCGCCCTGATCAGTTCAAGGTAATAACGCCCAAACTCAATGTTAATGGCAAGCCATTCAAGAAAGTGGCCAACCATAAGTTTTTCCCAGTCTTCAACGTTGAAACCGAACGCCAGTTGTATGTTGAGCGGCACGCCGCCGCCTTAGCCTATATCAAAGCGAATAATCTGAATCGCATTACTGTCTCCGGCAATCACGACACTATTGGTGTTATTTCGGCAGGGAAGTCCTATGCCGACACCATGCAGGCATTTGAAGATCTCGGCCTGGATGAGGATGGGTTGCAGGCCGCTGGTGTTCGCGTTGCCAAAATCGGTGCGCTCTGTCCTTTGGATTACGATTTTGTTCGGGAATTTGCCCGGGGTTTGAAAAAACTGATTGTGGTGGAAGAGAAACGCGACTTTCTTGAACGGCAAATTGGGCGGGCTGTTTGCGAGATTGGTCCCATGCGAATTGTTGGCAAGTTCGACGAGGACGGCCAAATCCTGTTCCCTCAGGAAGGTGGCATGAACAGCGATATGGTGGCTGTTTTGCTAAGCAGGGCGTTGGCAAAAGACATCAACCTACCGGCGCCGTCGGGCTGCCGTCTGGGAGAGCTGGATGACATTGCGAAGCGCGATTACGGTGCCCAGCCGCGCCGTACCTTGAATTTCTGTTCCGGCTGCCCTCATAACGTGTCGACCAAGCTGGCTCCGGGTCAAATTGCCTGGGGCGCACCGGGTTGTCACGTATTTGCGGCCATTATGGAGCGGCCCGACAAACGTATTGAAGCGGTGACGCAATTGGGTGGAGAGGGCCTGCCCTGGATTGGGCTGGCTCCTTATACTTCTCGCAAACATATTGTTCAGAACCTGGGCGATGGCGCGCTGATGCATTCAAGCTACATGAACATTCGGTTTGCCGTTACAGCCGGGGTGAACATTACGTTCAAGATCATGTTCAACGGGGTCATTGCGAACACCGGTGGGCAAGAGTCGGTTGGGTCGCCTTCTGTTTACGACCTCGTGCAGCACCTGTCGCTGGAAGGCGTAAAAAAAATTGTCATCATTGCCAAAGAACCGGAACGCTATAACGGCAAAGCCATGCCCGCGAAAGTTTCCCTTCGCACGGTCCCCGATCTTGAACCCTCCTTAATTGAGTTGTCGGAAATTGAGGGTACGACCGTACTGATCTATGATGGGGAGTGCGCCAATGAGCGCCGCCGACGTCAAAAGCGCGGCAAGCTGCCTCCACCCGCCAAATACACGGTGGTGAACGAAGATGTTTGCGAAAACTGTGGGGATTGCGGGCAGGTGGCCAATTGCATGTCGCTGCAGAAGGTCGATACTGAGTTTGGCGCGAAAACCCAAATTCATCAATCTTCCTGTAATCAGGATCAGGCTTGCATTAAAGGCGAATGCCCCTCCTTTGTGACGGTCGAAGTCAGCGAGGGAACGCGTTTGCGCAAGCCGCCTTTGCAGGAAATTGATGCCTCCACATTACCCGAGCCTGTTTTGCCGGCCATCAGTACCCCCTATAACGTCTATGTTCCCGGTTTGGGCGGAACCGGTGTCATTACGGCAAATGCAATTTTGGCGCAAGCCGCGACGCTGGATGGCAGCGAGGTGAAGAGTTACGACCAGACTGGGGCTGCCCAGAAGTGGGGGGCGGTGCTGTCCAGCCTCATTATTTCTGCGCCCGGTCGCCCGGTGATTTCCAACCGGGTGGGTTTCGGTAAAGCCAACCTGTATCTGGCGCTTGACCTGCTGGCGGCGGTTGATAAGAACAATCTGGCGTGTACCAAGCCCGGCCTGACGCAGGCGGTAGTGAACTCCGACGTCATGCCCAGTGCCGATATGATCCGAGACCCGCGCATTGTGCTCCCCAAAGACGATATGGTGGGCACAATCGCGCAAGCGACAGACGGCAAGGCCGTGGTGGTAGTTGATGCGCGCCGCATTGCCGAAGGCCTGTTCGGCGATTACGTCATGACAAATATGGTCACCATTGGCGCGGCTTATCAAGCCGGCCTATTACCTATTTCGGCCAAGAGCATCGAAACGGCCATTCGTATGAATGGTCGCCAGATCGAGGTGAATCTATTGGCGTTCCGTGCCGGTCGTATGTCGCAGTGTGATCCCGAAAAATTGACGCAGATGCTGCATCGTCCCTACACCATCAATGCCGACAGAGTTGCCGAGCGCGCACGCCGCGGCTTGGATGATAGCCGGGTTGACCGTTTGGTCGCCCAACTGGGTTTGGGTGATACAAGCGCACGGTTACAAGCCTTGATTCGATTGCGTGTAGCCGATCTGATCGAATATCAAAGTGAACGTTATGCTGCGCGTTACATTAATCGTTTGAAGCAGGTTTTGCAGCTTGAGCAAAGCGCCACCAACGATCAGTTCGACGGCACCCTGACAGAGACAGTGGCGCGCAATCTGTACAAATTAATGGCATATAAAGATGAGTATGAGGTTGCTCGTCTACTTATGCAGGAAACCTTTAAAGCTCGCGTTCAGGAAATGTTTACCGGCCCTGTGCGGTTGAAATTCAATCTTCAGCCACCGTTCATGCGTTGGTTTGGGCTGAACCGGAAAGTGGCGATGGGGCCCTGGATTCGCCCTGTGTTGTCTGTGTTGGCGAAAGGTAAAGCATTGCGCGGTTCACCGCTTGACCCATTCGGTTACTTGAAAGTGCGTCGTGAAGAGCGTGAATTGATTGCCTGGTATGAGTCGCTGCTTGACAGTGTTTTGCCCAAAGTGTCGGCTACCAATATGGGAACGATCAAAGCGTTGTGCGCATTGCCCGATGGTATCCGCGGCTACGAGCATGTGAAATCGCAAAACGTTGAACAAACCAAGCAGAGGGCGAGGGAGTTACTCACTGATTTAGAACAGGGGCGCGGAACGCCACGAGTCATTCCCGTGGCGGTCTCTCTGTAG